CTGGTCAACATAACCCTGGACAATCTCGAAGATCTGCCTCGGCGCTGCCGACGGTGCGTGTTCTGGGAGCTCGATCCGGTGAGCGGGGAGCGGGCAGTGGAGTCAGGAGATCCCACGCTGGAGAAGGAGGCCTGGATCTCCGGCACACTCCTCGAATGGGGCAGCTGCGGGAAAATCGTGTACGTCGACGGGGTCCCCGCGGGGTTCGTGCTCTACAGCCCGCCGCTCTACAGCCCTCGTTCCGTGGCCTTCCCCACCTCGCCGGTCAGCGCGGATGCGGTGCTGCTCATGACGGCGCACATCATTCCGGAGTTCTCGGGTGGCGGGCTGGGGCGAATGCTCATCCAGGGGGTGGCCAAAGACTTGACCAGGCGCGGGGTGAAAGCCATTGAAGCTTTTGGCGACCTCAAGTGGGAAGAGCCTAGTTGCCTAGTTCCGGCGGAATACTTCCTTTCTGTTGGTTTTAAGACGGTTCGTCCTCATTTGCGATTCCCTCGGCTCCGGCTTGAGCTCAAGACCGCCGTCTCGTGGCGTGAGGACGTCGAGGTGGCCTTGGAGCGGCTCCTGGGCTCCATGAGTCCGGAACGCGCCCTACGTCCCGTCTGACGACCACTCAGCGCCGTACGACAGACAACGCGAAAGCCCCCCGCCACAGAGAGCGGGGGGCCGGGCGCGACCGCGGGAGAGCGGGTCAGATGATGCCGTCGAGCTCGCGCAGCAGCATGGCCTTCGGCTTGGCGCCGATGATCTGCTTCACGACCTCTCCGTTCTTGTAGACGTTCATCGTCGGGATCTGGAGCACACCGTACTGGCGCGGAACCTCCGGGTTCTCGTCGATGTTGAGCTTGACGATCTCCAGCTTGTCGCCGTGCTCGTTGGCGATCTCCTGGAGGATGGGCGCGACCTGACGGCACGGGCCGCACCACTCGGCCCAGAAATCGACCAGCACGGGCTTGTCGCTCTTGAGTACGTCAGCTGCGAAAGAGGCGTCGGTGACAGCCTTCACGGTGCGCTCCTTACTTACTTCTCGGTGTGGGCCAGCCAGCGCTCGGAGTCGAGCGAGGCCGCGCAGCCGGTGCCGGCGGCGGTGATGGCCTGGCGGTAGGTGTGGTCGACGACGTCCCCCGCGGCGAACACGCCGTCGATGTTGGTCGCCGTGGACGGCGAGGCCACCTTGACGTAGCCGTCCTCATCGAGATCGATCTGCCCCTTGACCAGCTCGGTACGCGGATCGTGCCCGATGGCCAGGAACAACGCGTCAGTGGCCAGCTCGCATTCCTCGCCGGTCTTGACGTTGCGCAGCTTCACGGCCTCGACGTGGGTGTCGCCGAGCACGTCCACGACCTCGGAGTCCCAGACGAAGCGGATCTTGTCGTTCGCGAACGCCCGCTCCTGCATGATCTTGCTGGCCCGCAGCTCGTCGCGGCGGTGCACCACCGTCACCATGCGGCCGAACCTGGTCAGGAACGTGGCCTCCTCCATCGCCGTGTCGCCGCCGCCGACGACCACGATGTCCTTGTTGCGGAAGAAGAAGCCGTCACAGGTCGCACACCAGGACACGCCGTGCCCCGACAGGCGCTTCTCGTTCTCCAGGCCGAGCTCCCGGTAGCCGGAACCCATCGCCAGGATGACGGACTTGGCGTAGTAAGTGTCGGTGTGGGTCTTGACGACCTTGGGGTTGGCCTCCAGGTCAACCTCGACCACGTCGTCGGCCACCAACTCGGCACCGAACCGCTCGGCCTGCTTGCGCAGGTTGTCCATGAGATCGGGGCCCATGATGCCGTCGGGGAACCCGGGGAAGTTCTCCACGTCGGTGGTGTTCATGAGAGCGCCGCCGGCTGTGACGGAGCCCTCGAAGACCAGCGGCTTGAGCTCGGCGCGCGCGGAATAGACGGCCGCGGTGTAGCCAGCTGGGCCGGATCCAATGATGATCACGTTACGAACGTCGCTCAACGCTCCACGCCTTCCTCGTCTGCTGTTGCACCCGCCTCAACAGATCCTAGGCCGCCGTGATTCCCTGCCCTGCACACGCCGGTCCCCTACACAGCGAAAGAGCCCGCCGAGGCGGGCTCTTTACGCGTGTTCTGCCTACCAGTGGCCCAGAGCGGGCTTTCGGAGGTTCTTACAGTTGAACGGGTCCACGATGTCGATGCGCAGCTTCTGCGTGGCCTTGTCCTTCCAGGAAGCCACGATGAGGGCCTCCTGTCCGTTGTACTGGCCCTGGTCCACCGCGTACGTCGGCAGCTTCGACCGGCTCGCCACCCGGCTCACGCACTTGTCGACCTTGCCGGCGTCGTCGGAGCCGTCGAGCACCATGCGCTGGAAGCCGAACATGCCTTCGAGCGGCTGGCGCAGGTCCTGGTCGCTGTAGTTGTGGCCGCTGTCGGTCAGCCCGTACGACGTGGCCCGCTGGTGGGACGGAGTCGCGGACGTGGTGGGGGGCGCGGGCTGCGCCTGGACACCACCGTTGCGAGCTCCCGTGCCACCGCCGGCGCTTACCAGCAGGCTGGTCGAGGTCACGACCGCGCCCACCACCGCGGCGGCCGCCGCGGCAGCGATCGCGGGCATCGCCCATCGGCGCCGCCGCGAGGCCCGGCGCTTGGCCGGGACGATCGTGCCGTCGTCGGAGACCACTCCGAGGCGTACCGGCTCTGGGGCTGGCTGGGGGGCCTCTTCAGCGGCGACCTCGACTGGTCGCTCCCACGGGGAGTCCCGCATGAGCTCATCCCAGTCGGGTGGTTCCACGAGGCCGACACCTCCCCGCCGGGACTCCGCCTCGGCGGCCAAGGCCTTGTCGATGCGCAGTGCGACACCCATCGGCATAGCCGGTGTGGGGGTCGCCGCGAGCACCTCGCGAACCGCCGCCAGGTCTGCCAGAAGCTCCCCACAGGGGTCGCAGACCGCGAGATGCCCGCGGACCTGGCGCGCCGTGTCGACGTCTAGGAGACCCTCGGCCAACTCGGCCAGGATTTCCAGATCGTAGTGCGTATCACCCGTCACGAAGTTCTGCTCCCTTCGCGGATGAGACGCGATTGAGGTCCGATCGGTTCCGCAGATGCGAAAGAATTGGGGCAAGTTTCGCGCGCCCTCGCGCACACCTGCTCTTCACCGTGCCGCTCGGCACTTGGAGCACCTGAGCTGCGTCTTCGACCGAGTAGCCCATCATGTCGACGAGCACCAGCGCCGCCCGCTGGTCGCTGGGCAGCAGTTTGAGCGCGGCCGAAACCTCCATCGAGACCTCGCGCTCGAGGGTCTGGTCAGGCAGCGGGGAATCCCGCTCGGCGGCCTCGATCAACTCGTCGTCCGCGACGGGTCGGACCGATTTACGGCGCATCCGGTCGAGGCAGGCGTTGACCACGATCCGGTGGAGCCAGGTTGTGACGGCCGCCTCGCCGCGGAACGTGGCGGCCTTGCGGTAGGCGGAGACGAAGGCGTCCTGCACGGCGTCGGCGGCCTCGTCAGGGTCACCGAGCGTACGCAGGGCGACCGCCCACATACGGTCGCGGTGTCTCTTGACGATTTCGCTGAAGGCGTGTGGATCCCCGTTGATATGCGCGGTCAGCAGCTCGGCGTCTGTGACCGCCGGCCGCTCCGCTGCTGAGGGTGTCTCGGGTGGGGAGTTCACAAGAGGGATTCCTGATTATGCCGATCCGGGAGAATGCACCACTACTTCATAGATGGTGCCATGAAAGTTGCCCGCATCTGCCGGAACACGAGTAAACCAGATCAAAACGTACTGACCGGTTGCCGGCTGATCAGGGGTCAGTGTGGTCTTGCCTGCCGCGTTCTTCTCGGTGGCCACCGTCTTCAGTGAGCCGAGCTCCGGCGAGTCGCCCACCTTGAGCTCGACCGTCGCACCCGAAGCATCGGACAGCGTAGCGACCACATCGCTGATCTGCATGGATTTGCCCATGTCGAGCAGCAGGCCGACGCCCTCCTTGAGGTTGCCCAGGTCCGCGCTGGTGTAGCCCTCCGTCTTCCACAGGGTGCTGGGCTTGCCGTCGATGGCCAGACCGGCCATGTCGGACTTCTCGTCCTTGTCGCCGAGCGGGTCGAACCCCTGCGCCTTCTTCGGCTTGACCACCTGGGTCTCGGCCGAGGCCGACGTGGAGGAGCTGGGGGTGCCGCCCTTCGCCTCGGGCGTGGTCGGGCTGCCCAGGCTGCGGCCGATCGTCCAGGCGCCGACTCCGACGGCCGCGATGACGAGCAGCACGACCAGCGTCATCAGCACCCGGTTGAGTGTGCTGCCGCCGCCGTTACGCGGAGGACGCGGCGTGGGCGGCAGCGGCGGGATCGTGAGCTGCTGGCGGTGCGCGATGTCGAGGCCCTCGGTCTGGGAGGCGGAGGCCACCGCGGGGGTCGAGGGGTAGGAGATCGGGATCGGCATGGGCCTGGCCACGTCGGCCAGCGCCTCGGCGACCTGGGACGGGCTGGCCAGCGCGCCCTGGCCCTTGCGGGCCTCGGGCAGGCACGCGCGTACGGTGACCGTGTCGAGGTAGCTCGGCACCCCGGCGGTGACCTGGCGGGGCGTGCAGAAGTGGCCGTCGGTCATGGGGGCCGCGGGCAGCCCGCCCTCTTCCTCGTCGCCCGGCCAGTGGCCGGTCAGCCCCGCGTACAGCAGCCGGCCGAGGCCCTCGGCGTCGTCGAGCGCCGGCTGGTCGGTGGTGAGCCCGGACAGCGCCGCGTCGACGGCCACGCCGAGCACCTTGACCGTGTTGCCGGTCGTCCACACCAGGTGGGACGGGCGCAGGCACAGGTGGTAGAGCTGCGCCTCGTGGGCGTGCGCGAGCGCCTCCGCCGCCTCGGCCACCAGCCCGGCGGCCCGCTCGGGCTCCAGCGGGCCGGAGGCGAGCAGGTCGGTCAGGGACTCGCCGGTGACCCACTCGCTGACGACGTACGCGGCCTTCTCTTCCTCGGCGGCGTCGAACACCTGCGTCAGGCGCGGGTCGGTCAGCCGGCTCGCGGCGCGGGCGGCCGTGACGACCTCGTGGACGCGGGGGAAGTCGGGCGAGAACGTGTGGACGGCCACGGGACGCGCGAGTATCTCGTCGATGGCCTTCCACAGCGTGGCGCCGTCGGACTCGCTGACGCGGTCCTCGAGCCGGAAACGCTCGGCCAGACGGGTGCCGGGTTCGACGGCCGACGTGCTCACAGGCTCACTCCGCTTGGCCGATCGGGCGTGGTCATGACTTGAATCACCTGCGTGGTGGTGTCCCACGAAGGCACGCTATGCCGGGTGGATCCGCCCACGCCCCTCCTGCTTCCATTCGCGCGTGTCGGGCTCCATGGTAGTGCCGAGTGGAATCGGCCCGCGTTCTTTACCGACCTACCCGCCCCGCGACCATCCCAACGATGGAATTGACCTCCGGGATGCGCATTCTGTGGGCGACGCCGAGATAGAGCAGCAATCCCAGGCCCCCGCCCACGGCCAGCACGATCAGGGAGTTGACGAACCCTAGCCCGGTGAACACTCCCGTGACCACCCAGACCGCCGCCAGGGCCACCGCGGCGGTGGGCATGGCCGCGAGGTACATCCTGGTCAGCGCCATGCCGATGGTCCAGCCGCCCAGCCCTCGGACCCGGCGGCTGGCCAGCCACCAGGCGGCGAGCCCACCCAGCGCGTACGCGATGGCGTACGCGAGGGCCAGCCCCATCACGGTGTAGCGGGCCGGCAGCAGCGCGTTGAACAGCAGCATGAAAACCGCGTTGACCGCCGTCGTGCCCGCGCCGATGAACACCGGCGTGCGGGTGTCGCCGAAGCTGTAGAAGACCCGGAGCAGCAGCTGGAACAGCGCGAACGGCACCAGCGCGAGCCCGTACACCTGCAGCACGTTGCCGATGTAGACGGCGTTGGCGACGCTGTTGGTGCCGTGACCGTAGATGGGCACGGTGATCGCCGGACCGAGCACCATGAGCAGCAGCGACACCGGCACCATGAGCGAGCAGATCAGCCGCACGCTCGACCCGAACTCGCTGCGCACGTCGTCGAGCCGCCCTTCGCCGACGGCCCGGCTCATCCTGGGCAGCATGGACGTGATCACCGAGACGCCGATGACGCCGTACGGGAGCTGGAAGAGCTGGAAAGCCAGCGTGTACGGGCTGATGCCGTGGCCGTCCACCACGTCTCCCGCCGCGCTGGCGAGGTTGGTGGTCAGCATGAAGCCGAGCTGGGTGACGATCACGTAGCCGATCGTCCAGACGCCCGCCCTGCCCATCTCGCCCAGCCGGGCGTTGCGCAGGTCGAAGCGGGGCACGAAGGCGAACCCCACCCGCTTGAGCGCGACGATGAGGATGACCGCCTGGGCCACGATGCCCGCCGTGGTGCCCAGGCCGAGCAGCGCCAGACCGCCGGTCCCGACCTTGCTGATGTCGCCGCCGATGCCCAGCAGGGCGTAGATCAGGAACACCCCGATGACGACCAGGTTGTTGGCCACGGGGGCCCACATGGGGGCGCCGTAGCGGTCGCGGGTGTTGAGGATGGCGCCGGCCACCGCGCCGACGCCGAAGAAGGCGAGCTGCGGCAGGATGAAGCGGGCCAGCGTGACCGCGGCCACGTACTTGTCGCTGGTCGGAGCCCAGTCGGTGTAGAGATCGATCAGCAGCGGCGCGGCGAACACCGCCACCACCGCCACCGCGATCAGCGCCACCGCGGAGAGCGTCAGCAGCCGCTGCTCGTACGCCCGGCCGCCGTCGGGGTCGTGCTGCTGCGCGCGGACGATCATCGGCACCACGACGCTGCTCAGCACGCCGAGGAGCAGCAGGTCGAGAATGCTGTACGGGATCGCGTACGCCGCGTTGTAGGCGTCACCCAGCGCGAACGTGCCGATGGCGTAGGCCAGCACCATGGTCCGCACGAACCCCGTGACCCTGGACACCATCGTGCCCGCCGCCATGATGGCGCTGGCCCGAAGCATGCGGCTCATACGGTCTCACTCTCCCGGGTCTTGGCTGCGCGCGCGAGCTTCCGTTCCGACCTGCGTCGCAGCACCCGCGTCACCACGGCGGCGAGCATCACGGTCAGCGCGGCGCCCACGATCACCGAGGCGATCCCGGTATAGCCGGTCGTGCGGATGGTCAGCCGCTGCGGCTCGCCGTACGGCCGGCCGTCGGCGGTCTTGAGCTGGACGGTCACTATCGCGTCGCCGCTGGTGTCGGGGGCGGCGTTCATCTGCACCTGAACCATGCCGCTCTGCCGAGGGCCGATCGTCATCGGCTCCTTCTGCGCGAAGTTGACCTGCAACAGCTCGGGGTTGTTGGACGTGACGTCGATGTAGAGGGCGATCGGCACGCCCAGCTCGTTCTTGACACTGATCGGGATCGCGCCGCTGCTGCCCGCCAGCGTCCGCGTCCGGTTGGGGCCCGACCCGGTGATCTGGATCTTCTTGATCTGATCTGTCACCGCGGTGCTGACCAGCTTGTACGCCGAGCGGCCCGCGCGGGTGTTGTTGCGCCAGGCCGACGAGGTCAGCCTGAGCACCGCCGCGTCGAAGGCCGACGGCGCCTTGTTCTCCGTGATCAGGGAGGTGAGCTGCGCCTTCGCGGTGACGTCCGTGACCGGGGCGAGGTATTTCGCGGTCAGCTCGTTCTTGCGGTCCTGATCGGTGTAGGTCAGCCCGGCGCGCGGGACGGCCAGTCTCGTCGCCTTCAGCGAGTCCAGCGGGGTCAGCCGCAGCCAGGGCAGCTTGTCGGCGGCCTTCAGCAGCGCGGTGACGAGCTTCGGGTTGGGGTCCCAGCGGCGCGACGGGGCGATGACGATCGACCTGGGCGAGGTCTGGCCGGGCTCCGCGGCGATCATCGCGGTCTCGGCGATGAAGCGTTGCGTGCTGAGCAGCGTCGATGTGCCGGCCGCCGGCTCGAACAGCTTGCTCAGCCCGGCGTCGGCCACCAATGCGGTGACGGGCCCGTTCACCGAGTCGAGCGTGGCGGCGGCATCGGGCGTGAACGGCACGGGCGGCTGCGGCGGCAGGGTGGTCGGGTTGAGCAGGACCTTGTCGACCTTGTCCGTGCTGACGGAGAGCAGGTCGAGCGCGTCGGCGTCGAGCACGCCCGCGGGCGGCCAGTTGACGTCCGTCTTGACCTCGTGGCCGAGCAGTGCCCCGAGCCGCTGCTTGCCCAGCGCGATCGCCTTGCCGGGCTGCGCGTCCAGCCCCTGGTGCGCGAGCGCGGCCACGTCGGGATCGGCGTACGGGACCGCGAACACCGAAGAGGCGGCCAGCGCGGTGCGCATGGTCGTCAGCCAGCTCGCGGCCTCGGCGCTGGCCGGTCTGTCCTGGACGCCGTCCTTGGTCTTGACCTGGTACTTCGCCTTCGACATCGTGGTGAGGTCGTCGAGCAGCCCGGGCTCGACGAACCAGCTGATCTTCTCGGACGCCCCCTGCGCGATGCGCGCCAGATCGGCGAGCCGCCCCTTGCCGGTGACCGACTGACTCAGCTTGTCGTCCAGGAACAGGGGGCTGTCGGTCGCCCGGTGCGGCTGGTCGATGACGGGCAGGGCGATGGCGAGCTTGTTGCGCGGCAGCTTCGGCACCGTGGGCGGCGCGTAGGTGACGTACGTGCGCTGCGCGGTGATCCCCGTGTCGAACTGGGACACTTCCACGGCCACCGGGTAGACCCCGAACGAGGGGATCGCGGGGTAGGTGAGCTGCGCGGGCGTCGCGATGAACTCCCAGGTCACCTGGGCGCCCGCGGCCAGCGCCTGGACGTCGAAGCGGGAGGTGGGGGAGAGGTTGCCCAGGAATGCCGTGGGATTCTGGTCGCTCTCGTAGGCGGCCATGCTGGCGCGGTTGGTGAACCTCTGCGGCGAGTAACGCAGGCGTACGCTCAGGCCGTTCATCGGCGCGCCGGAGTTGTTGCGCAGTGTGCCGGTGAACTTGATCACATCGGCCCGCGAGGTCGCCGGCTGTGGCGAGATCGACGAAATCGAGAGGGAAATGTTCTGCCTGCTCGCCTTCGCGGTCTTCGTGGCAGCCGCGCCCGGCGCGGTCGCCACCACGGTGAAGGCGAGCAACGCGAAGAGCAGCGTGGCCTTACGGATCACGCGAATGCCCGAGCTGGAGTACGACGACGCACGCCCGCAATGGTACGGGCTCAGTGCCGCCGCGCGACCGCCTCACGTGATCCTTTTGCGCGCAGGTCGACCATCTTGCCTGGCAGGAGTGCCAACAGGTCGGGCATGCGCAAGCCGAGCGCGGTGTGCCGTTCGCCGGTGGCTGTGTAGACCGGATCGTCGTAGACCGGATCGTCGTCGTCCAGCAGCCGGTCGTCGACGAACATGGGCAGCGACTCCGGCAGCAGCAGCGGGCACACCAGCCCGTTCGCGTAGTCGGTGGCCGCGTTGACCACGTGGGCCGGGGCCGGTCGCACCCGGCGTACACCCAGCACTCCGCCGACGGCTCCCAGCGGTGGCGGCGCCGACACGGGGGAGGTGAACGCGATGACGACCTCGCGGCCGACCCTCGTGGCGACTTCGAGCACAGTGACCATCAGGCACCTGTCGGGTGCCGCCGAGACCGCCTCCGGCAGGTCTTCCGCGCAAGTCATGGGACGCGGAAGGCGTACGATCTCATGATGGACCTGGTGTGCGAGGAGCCAGCGGTGGATCGCGAGGGCGTCCTTCATATAGTCCTCCTTGCCTTGTTCCATGGCCCCCGACGGTCCCAAGACCGACGGTA
The nucleotide sequence above comes from Nonomuraea helvata. Encoded proteins:
- the murJ gene encoding murein biosynthesis integral membrane protein MurJ yields the protein MSRMLRASAIMAAGTMVSRVTGFVRTMVLAYAIGTFALGDAYNAAYAIPYSILDLLLLGVLSSVVVPMIVRAQQHDPDGGRAYEQRLLTLSAVALIAVAVVAVFAAPLLIDLYTDWAPTSDKYVAAVTLARFILPQLAFFGVGAVAGAILNTRDRYGAPMWAPVANNLVVIGVFLIYALLGIGGDISKVGTGGLALLGLGTTAGIVAQAVILIVALKRVGFAFVPRFDLRNARLGEMGRAGVWTIGYVIVTQLGFMLTTNLASAAGDVVDGHGISPYTLAFQLFQLPYGVIGVSVITSMLPRMSRAVGEGRLDDVRSEFGSSVRLICSLMVPVSLLLMVLGPAITVPIYGHGTNSVANAVYIGNVLQVYGLALVPFALFQLLLRVFYSFGDTRTPVFIGAGTTAVNAVFMLLFNALLPARYTVMGLALAYAIAYALGGLAAWWLASRRVRGLGGWTIGMALTRMYLAAMPTAAVALAAVWVVTGVFTGLGFVNSLIVLAVGGGLGLLLYLGVAHRMRIPEVNSIVGMVAGRVGR
- a CDS encoding GNAT family N-acetyltransferase; this translates as MSRRLVNITLDNLEDLPRRCRRCVFWELDPVSGERAVESGDPTLEKEAWISGTLLEWGSCGKIVYVDGVPAGFVLYSPPLYSPRSVAFPTSPVSADAVLLMTAHIIPEFSGGGLGRMLIQGVAKDLTRRGVKAIEAFGDLKWEEPSCLVPAEYFLSVGFKTVRPHLRFPRLRLELKTAVSWREDVEVALERLLGSMSPERALRPV
- a CDS encoding protein kinase family protein, whose protein sequence is MSTSAVEPGTRLAERFRLEDRVSESDGATLWKAIDEILARPVAVHTFSPDFPRVHEVVTAARAASRLTDPRLTQVFDAAEEEKAAYVVSEWVTGESLTDLLASGPLEPERAAGLVAEAAEALAHAHEAQLYHLCLRPSHLVWTTGNTVKVLGVAVDAALSGLTTDQPALDDAEGLGRLLYAGLTGHWPGDEEEGGLPAAPMTDGHFCTPRQVTAGVPSYLDTVTVRACLPEARKGQGALASPSQVAEALADVARPMPIPISYPSTPAVASASQTEGLDIAHRQQLTIPPLPPTPRPPRNGGGSTLNRVLMTLVVLLVIAAVGVGAWTIGRSLGSPTTPEAKGGTPSSSTSASAETQVVKPKKAQGFDPLGDKDEKSDMAGLAIDGKPSTLWKTEGYTSADLGNLKEGVGLLLDMGKSMQISDVVATLSDASGATVELKVGDSPELGSLKTVATEKNAAGKTTLTPDQPATGQYVLIWFTRVPADAGNFHGTIYEVVVHSPGSA
- the sigM gene encoding RNA polymerase sigma factor SigM — translated: MNSPPETPSAAERPAVTDAELLTAHINGDPHAFSEIVKRHRDRMWAVALRTLGDPDEAADAVQDAFVSAYRKAATFRGEAAVTTWLHRIVVNACLDRMRRKSVRPVADDELIEAAERDSPLPDQTLEREVSMEVSAALKLLPSDQRAALVLVDMMGYSVEDAAQVLQVPSGTVKSRCARGRAKLAPILSHLRNRSDLNRVSSAKGAELRDG
- the trxA gene encoding thioredoxin, yielding MKAVTDASFAADVLKSDKPVLVDFWAEWCGPCRQVAPILQEIANEHGDKLEIVKLNIDENPEVPRQYGVLQIPTMNVYKNGEVVKQIIGAKPKAMLLRELDGII
- the trxB gene encoding thioredoxin-disulfide reductase; protein product: MSDVRNVIIIGSGPAGYTAAVYSARAELKPLVFEGSVTAGGALMNTTDVENFPGFPDGIMGPDLMDNLRKQAERFGAELVADDVVEVDLEANPKVVKTHTDTYYAKSVILAMGSGYRELGLENEKRLSGHGVSWCATCDGFFFRNKDIVVVGGGDTAMEEATFLTRFGRMVTVVHRRDELRASKIMQERAFANDKIRFVWDSEVVDVLGDTHVEAVKLRNVKTGEECELATDALFLAIGHDPRTELVKGQIDLDEDGYVKVASPSTATNIDGVFAAGDVVDHTYRQAITAAGTGCAASLDSERWLAHTEK
- a CDS encoding DUF6049 family protein produces the protein MIRKATLLFALLAFTVVATAPGAAATKTAKASRQNISLSISSISPQPATSRADVIKFTGTLRNNSGAPMNGLSVRLRYSPQRFTNRASMAAYESDQNPTAFLGNLSPTSRFDVQALAAGAQVTWEFIATPAQLTYPAIPSFGVYPVAVEVSQFDTGITAQRTYVTYAPPTVPKLPRNKLAIALPVIDQPHRATDSPLFLDDKLSQSVTGKGRLADLARIAQGASEKISWFVEPGLLDDLTTMSKAKYQVKTKDGVQDRPASAEAASWLTTMRTALAASSVFAVPYADPDVAALAHQGLDAQPGKAIALGKQRLGALLGHEVKTDVNWPPAGVLDADALDLLSVSTDKVDKVLLNPTTLPPQPPVPFTPDAAATLDSVNGPVTALVADAGLSKLFEPAAGTSTLLSTQRFIAETAMIAAEPGQTSPRSIVIAPSRRWDPNPKLVTALLKAADKLPWLRLTPLDSLKATRLAVPRAGLTYTDQDRKNELTAKYLAPVTDVTAKAQLTSLITENKAPSAFDAAVLRLTSSAWRNNTRAGRSAYKLVSTAVTDQIKKIQITGSGPNRTRTLAGSSGAIPISVKNELGVPIALYIDVTSNNPELLQVNFAQKEPMTIGPRQSGMVQVQMNAAPDTSGDAIVTVQLKTADGRPYGEPQRLTIRTTGYTGIASVIVGAALTVMLAAVVTRVLRRRSERKLARAAKTRESETV
- a CDS encoding aminoacyl-tRNA deacylase; protein product: MKDALAIHRWLLAHQVHHEIVRLPRPMTCAEDLPEAVSAAPDRCLMVTVLEVATRVGREVVIAFTSPVSAPPPLGAVGGVLGVRRVRPAPAHVVNAATDYANGLVCPLLLPESLPMFVDDRLLDDDDPVYDDPVYTATGERHTALGLRMPDLLALLPGKMVDLRAKGSREAVARRH